One window of Nocardia sp. NBC_00508 genomic DNA carries:
- a CDS encoding PH-like domain-containing protein, producing MERTLWVVGLLVLFVLCLWLMYRGWRNRAARQVERIGVLPAVPAELGAQVLEPTTGLYLGSTIAPSWQDRITVSDLGFRATAELTRFERGILLERDGATVIWIPQESITAVRTERGHAGKVMTEDGVLVIRWKLPTGTEIDTGFRGDDKSVYPAWRRFSTADQTGTMTGDDEG from the coding sequence GTGGAAAGAACGCTCTGGGTTGTCGGGCTGCTCGTCCTGTTCGTGCTGTGCCTGTGGCTGATGTACCGAGGCTGGCGCAACCGTGCCGCGCGGCAGGTGGAGCGCATCGGCGTCCTGCCCGCCGTGCCCGCCGAACTCGGTGCGCAGGTCCTGGAACCGACCACCGGTCTCTATCTGGGCAGCACCATCGCACCCAGCTGGCAGGACCGGATCACGGTGAGCGACTTGGGTTTCCGGGCCACCGCGGAACTCACGCGGTTCGAACGGGGGATTCTGCTCGAACGCGACGGCGCGACGGTGATCTGGATTCCGCAGGAATCCATCACCGCGGTGCGCACCGAACGCGGCCATGCGGGCAAAGTGATGACAGAAGATGGTGTGCTGGTCATTCGCTGGAAACTTCCGACCGGAACCGAGATCGATACCGGTTTCCGTGGCGACGACAAGTCGGTCTACCCGGCCTGGCGGCGGTTTTCGACGGCGGATCAGACCGGCACGATGACGGGAGATGACGAGGGATGA
- a CDS encoding TetR/AcrR family transcriptional regulator, which translates to MGDERPKERADAARNRRAILDATAALLAEHGAEAITMDRVAAAAGVGKGTIFHRFGNRAGLLHEMIAESALTLMNAITSGLPPLGPGAPAGARLIAYFDAMTRLVIDNSELMVAYRTVPPHPRTAEFHAFWDDHITTLLREARPDLDADVVGRLLLGALSGELVPRMVRAGETDRLLAAVRELVESVLRGT; encoded by the coding sequence ATGGGCGACGAACGGCCGAAGGAACGGGCGGATGCGGCCCGCAACCGGCGTGCGATCCTGGACGCCACCGCCGCTCTGCTCGCCGAGCACGGCGCCGAGGCGATCACCATGGACCGCGTGGCAGCCGCCGCCGGGGTGGGGAAGGGCACGATCTTCCATCGTTTCGGCAACCGGGCCGGGCTGTTGCACGAAATGATCGCCGAGAGCGCACTCACGCTCATGAACGCGATCACCAGCGGCCTGCCGCCGCTGGGGCCCGGCGCGCCCGCGGGCGCTCGCCTGATCGCCTACTTCGACGCGATGACGCGGCTGGTGATCGACAATTCCGAGCTGATGGTCGCCTATCGGACCGTGCCGCCGCATCCGCGGACCGCGGAGTTCCACGCGTTCTGGGACGACCACATCACGACGCTGCTACGCGAAGCCCGGCCCGACCTGGACGCGGACGTGGTGGGCCGTCTGCTGCTCGGCGCACTCAGTGGCGAGCTGGTGCCACGCATGGTCCGCGCGGGCGAGACCGATCGGCTGCTGGCCGCGGTCCGCGAGTTGGTCGAGTCGGTGCTGCGCGGTACGTGA
- a CDS encoding SgcJ/EcaC family oxidoreductase, protein MSTTAFTPPLVEDTTVDHTADIAAIRQIVANAETAFNTNDADLLTGDFTANAAVVNAAGMLITGFDALLDANRRGLAGFLKDQYARYEVADITFLRPDVAIAHKRAWATAADGALLDNDHAMIALYVLVKQGERWYTAARQNTLVPEDE, encoded by the coding sequence ATGAGCACAACAGCATTCACGCCGCCCTTGGTCGAGGACACGACGGTCGACCACACCGCGGACATCGCCGCGATCCGTCAGATCGTCGCCAACGCCGAGACCGCGTTCAATACCAACGATGCCGATCTGTTGACCGGTGACTTCACCGCCAACGCGGCTGTCGTCAACGCGGCGGGAATGTTGATCACCGGATTCGACGCGCTGCTCGACGCGAACCGCCGTGGTCTCGCCGGGTTCCTGAAAGACCAGTACGCGCGCTACGAAGTCGCCGACATCACGTTCCTGCGCCCCGACGTCGCGATCGCTCACAAGCGTGCGTGGGCGACCGCGGCCGACGGAGCACTCCTCGACAACGACCACGCCATGATCGCGCTCTACGTTCTGGTCAAGCAGGGCGAGCGCTGGTATACGGCGGCCAGGCAGAACACCTTGGTACCCGAGGACGAGTGA
- the pyrR gene encoding bifunctional pyr operon transcriptional regulator/uracil phosphoribosyltransferase PyrR: MAVPEERAAKSGAAETSQRHAPEWVAAGRELLSASDVGRTIARIAHQIIEKTALDAGDPDAPRVVLIGIPTRGTTLAARLTDKIEEFSGVRPALGSLDITLYRDDLRSRPHRPLERTSVPEGGIEDALVVLVDDVLFSGRTVRSALDGLRDLGRPRAVQLAVLVDRGHRELPIRADYVGKNVPTNRSEDISVLLAEHDGRDGVYLHHGEEQEAGA, from the coding sequence ATGGCCGTGCCCGAAGAACGGGCCGCCAAGTCCGGCGCTGCCGAGACATCGCAGCGACATGCCCCGGAGTGGGTGGCGGCGGGCCGAGAGCTGTTGTCGGCTTCGGATGTCGGGCGGACCATCGCGCGCATCGCACACCAGATCATCGAGAAGACCGCGTTGGACGCGGGCGATCCGGACGCGCCGCGCGTCGTCCTGATCGGCATTCCCACCCGGGGCACCACGCTGGCCGCCCGGCTCACCGACAAGATCGAGGAATTCTCCGGGGTCCGCCCGGCGCTGGGCTCGCTCGACATCACCCTCTATCGCGACGACCTGCGCAGCCGCCCGCACCGGCCGCTGGAGCGCACCTCCGTTCCGGAAGGCGGCATCGAGGACGCACTGGTCGTCTTGGTCGACGACGTCCTGTTCTCCGGCCGCACCGTCCGTTCCGCTCTCGACGGTCTGCGCGATCTGGGCCGTCCGCGCGCCGTGCAATTGGCGGTGCTCGTCGATCGCGGTCATCGCGAACTGCCGATCCGCGCCGACTACGTCGGCAAGAACGTGCCGACCAACCGGTCCGAGGACATCTCGGTGCTGCTCGCGGAGCACGACGGCCGCGACGGCGTCTACCTGCACCACGGCGAGGAACAGGAGGCGGGCGCGTGA
- a CDS encoding dihydroorotase produces MSDNSTVLIKGVLPYGEGQPVDVLVADGEIREISTDLGLVGGEIIDAHGQILLPGLVDLHTHLREPGREDTETIESGSAAAALGGYTAVFAMANTNPVADSVVVTDHVWRRGREVGLVDVYPVGAVTVGLDGKQLAEMGTMAAGVGAVRMFSDDGHCVYDPLIMRRALEYANSLGVLIAQHAEEPRLTKGAIAHEGPTAARLGLAGWPRAAEESIVARDALLARDAGARVHICHASTAGTVELVKWAKSQGISITAEVTPHHLLLDDSRLETYDAVNKVNPPLREASDAAALRRALAEGIIDCVATDHAPHAEQDKCCEFAAARPGMLGLETALSIIVQTMVQPGLLDWRGVARVMSERPAQIVGLDDHGRPLEVGEPANLTLVDPNASWTVRGSELASISHNTPFEAMTFPGRVTATLLRGRVTARDGKAVRSRAEA; encoded by the coding sequence ATGAGTGACAACTCCACCGTCCTGATCAAGGGCGTACTGCCCTACGGCGAGGGCCAGCCGGTCGACGTGCTCGTCGCCGACGGCGAGATCCGCGAGATCAGCACCGACCTGGGCTTGGTCGGGGGCGAGATCATCGACGCGCACGGGCAGATTCTGCTGCCGGGCCTCGTCGACCTGCACACCCATCTGCGCGAGCCGGGCCGCGAGGACACCGAGACCATCGAGTCCGGTTCCGCGGCCGCCGCGCTCGGCGGTTACACCGCGGTGTTCGCGATGGCCAACACGAACCCGGTCGCCGACTCGGTGGTCGTCACCGACCACGTGTGGCGCCGGGGCCGGGAGGTCGGCCTGGTCGACGTGTACCCGGTCGGCGCGGTCACCGTCGGGCTCGACGGCAAACAGCTCGCCGAGATGGGCACCATGGCCGCGGGTGTCGGGGCGGTGCGCATGTTCTCCGACGACGGCCACTGTGTTTACGACCCGCTGATCATGCGCCGCGCCTTGGAGTACGCGAACTCGCTCGGCGTGCTGATCGCACAGCACGCCGAGGAGCCGAGGCTGACCAAGGGCGCGATCGCGCACGAGGGACCGACGGCCGCTCGGCTCGGCTTGGCGGGCTGGCCGCGCGCGGCCGAGGAGTCCATCGTGGCGCGTGACGCCCTGCTGGCCCGTGACGCGGGCGCCAGGGTGCACATCTGTCACGCCTCCACCGCGGGCACCGTGGAGTTGGTGAAATGGGCGAAATCCCAGGGTATCTCGATCACTGCCGAGGTCACCCCGCACCACCTGCTGCTCGACGATTCGCGGTTGGAGACCTACGACGCGGTCAACAAGGTCAACCCGCCGCTGCGCGAAGCCTCCGACGCCGCCGCGCTCCGGCGGGCACTGGCCGAAGGGATCATCGACTGCGTCGCCACCGACCATGCCCCACACGCGGAGCAGGACAAGTGCTGCGAGTTCGCCGCCGCCCGTCCCGGCATGCTCGGCTTGGAGACCGCGCTGTCGATCATCGTGCAGACCATGGTGCAGCCGGGGCTGCTGGACTGGCGCGGTGTCGCTCGGGTGATGAGCGAGCGTCCGGCCCAGATCGTCGGCCTCGACGACCATGGCAGGCCGCTCGAGGTCGGCGAGCCGGCGAACCTGACGCTGGTCGACCCGAACGCGAGCTGGACGGTGCGCGGCAGCGAACTCGCCAGCATCTCGCACAACACGCCGTTCGAGGCGATGACCTTCCCGGGCCGGGTCACGGCGACCCTGTTGCGCGGCCGGGTCACCGCCCGCGACGGCAAGGCGGTGCGCAGCCGTGCGGAGGCGTAG
- a CDS encoding HD domain-containing protein produces MSNPGAGVLAVMPLHTISEVYGEGGLRERLLLEIAELPDTPRLAAALDLAADLHRDDRYGREPYLSHLLRVAIRIISYYEVTDPDVVVAGLLHDSVEDHAAELAADRPGPAMDAALGALTDRFGERVADLVAAVTNPEPDPARDRQTQYREHVATNLDRDPWARVIKLSDFTDNGVGILYATGPAMPRLAAKYRPLTAVYRDLVTRPDTPLADHVRQHILAQLDRADERFDAILAHD; encoded by the coding sequence ATGAGCAATCCAGGGGCGGGGGTCTTGGCCGTGATGCCGCTGCACACGATCAGCGAGGTCTACGGCGAGGGTGGACTGCGCGAACGACTCTTGCTGGAAATCGCCGAGCTGCCCGACACACCGCGGCTCGCCGCGGCGCTCGATCTCGCGGCGGACCTGCATCGCGACGATCGTTATGGGCGCGAGCCATACCTCAGTCATCTACTGCGTGTGGCGATTCGGATCATCAGCTACTACGAGGTCACCGACCCCGACGTGGTCGTCGCCGGCCTGCTGCACGACTCGGTGGAGGATCATGCGGCGGAGCTGGCCGCCGACCGTCCCGGCCCGGCAATGGACGCCGCGCTGGGCGCGCTCACCGATAGGTTCGGGGAGCGAGTGGCCGACCTGGTGGCCGCCGTGACCAATCCGGAACCCGACCCGGCGCGCGACCGACAGACCCAGTATCGCGAGCACGTCGCGACCAACCTGGACCGCGATCCCTGGGCCCGTGTCATCAAACTTTCCGACTTCACCGACAACGGCGTCGGCATCCTCTACGCCACCGGTCCCGCAATGCCCAGGCTCGCCGCGAAATATCGCCCGCTCACCGCGGTGTATCGCGACCTGGTCACCCGGCCGGACACGCCTCTGGCCGACCACGTCCGGCAGCACATCCTCGCCCAGCTCGATCGCGCGGACGAGCGCTTCGACGCCATTCTCGCGCACGACTGA
- a CDS encoding aspartate carbamoyltransferase catalytic subunit, whose protein sequence is MRHLLSVAGLDRATATELLDEAERFEQALLGREVHKLPTLRGRTVMTVFYENSTRTRVSFEVAGKWMSADVINVSATSSSVAKGESLRDTALTLHAAGADALIVRHPASGAAHQIARWMDEWAVSAGRVSGPAVVNAGDGTHEHPTQALLDALTLRQRLGDIEGKRVVIVGDILHSRVARSNVFLLATLGAEVVLVAPRTLLPVGVDTWPARVSHHLDAELIGADAVLMLRVQAERMNGGFFPSAREYSITYGLSERRMALLDDHAVVLHPGPMLRGMEIASSVADSPKAAVLQQVTNGVHMRMAVLFRLLVGTQEAVA, encoded by the coding sequence GTGAGGCATCTCCTGTCCGTCGCCGGCCTCGATCGCGCCACCGCGACCGAACTGCTCGACGAGGCCGAACGGTTCGAACAAGCCTTGCTCGGCCGCGAGGTGCACAAGCTGCCCACGCTGCGCGGCCGCACCGTGATGACGGTGTTCTACGAGAACTCCACCCGCACCCGGGTCTCGTTCGAGGTCGCGGGCAAATGGATGAGCGCGGACGTGATCAACGTCAGCGCGACCAGTTCCTCGGTCGCCAAAGGTGAATCGCTGCGCGACACCGCGCTGACCCTGCACGCCGCGGGCGCCGACGCGTTGATCGTCCGGCACCCGGCCTCTGGCGCCGCGCACCAGATCGCCCGATGGATGGACGAGTGGGCGGTCTCGGCGGGACGCGTCTCCGGACCGGCCGTCGTGAACGCCGGTGACGGTACGCACGAACACCCGACCCAGGCGCTGCTGGACGCGCTGACCCTGCGGCAGCGGCTCGGCGACATCGAGGGCAAGCGGGTCGTCATCGTCGGCGACATCCTGCACAGCCGAGTCGCGCGGTCGAACGTCTTCCTGCTGGCGACTCTCGGCGCCGAGGTGGTGCTGGTCGCCCCGCGCACGCTACTGCCGGTCGGCGTCGACACCTGGCCCGCCCGTGTCTCACACCACTTGGACGCCGAGCTGATCGGCGCCGACGCGGTGCTGATGCTGCGCGTGCAAGCCGAGCGGATGAACGGCGGGTTCTTCCCGTCGGCCCGCGAATACTCGATCACCTACGGACTGTCCGAGCGCAGGATGGCCCTGCTGGACGACCACGCCGTCGTGCTGCACCCCGGCCCGATGCTGCGCGGCATGGAGATCGCGTCCTCGGTCGCGGACTCCCCGAAAGCCGCAGTGCTGCAACAGGTCACCAACGGTGTACACATGCGGATGGCCGTCCTGTTCCGCCTGCTCGTCGGCACCCAGGAGGCAGTGGCATGA
- the carA gene encoding glutamine-hydrolyzing carbamoyl-phosphate synthase small subunit yields MTRDTGGTSAALVLEDGRVFRGRAYGAVGQTLGEAVFCTAMTGYQETLTDPSYHRQIVVAAAPQIGNTGWNDEDDESAKIWVAGYAVRDPARRASNWRARTTLPDELERQRIVGIAGIDTRALVRHLRTRGSMKAGIFSGAALAAADELVARVNGQPSMLGADLAGEVSTDAIYTIEPDGEHRRTVVAVDLGIKTNTPRMFAQRGMRVHVVSSTTTLDQILELKPDGVFLSNGPGDPATADGAVELTRGVLAKGLPLFGICFGNQILGRALGRDTYKMKFGHRGINIPVVEHETGRISITAQNHGFALEGERGERFDTPFGTAEVSHVCANDGTVEGVRLVDGRAFSVQYHPEAAAGPHDAAYLFDRFAGLMEGA; encoded by the coding sequence ATGACACGAGACACGGGCGGAACCAGCGCAGCACTCGTGCTGGAGGACGGCCGGGTGTTCCGCGGCCGGGCCTACGGCGCCGTGGGCCAGACACTCGGTGAGGCGGTGTTCTGCACCGCGATGACCGGGTATCAGGAGACCCTCACCGATCCGTCCTACCACCGCCAGATCGTGGTGGCCGCCGCGCCGCAGATCGGCAATACCGGCTGGAACGACGAGGACGACGAGTCCGCGAAGATCTGGGTCGCCGGGTACGCCGTGCGCGACCCGGCGCGGCGCGCGTCCAACTGGCGCGCGAGGACGACCCTGCCCGACGAACTCGAGCGCCAGCGGATCGTCGGCATCGCGGGCATCGACACCCGCGCGCTGGTGCGCCACCTGCGCACCCGCGGCTCGATGAAGGCGGGCATCTTCTCCGGTGCCGCGCTCGCCGCCGCCGACGAGCTGGTGGCCAGGGTCAACGGCCAGCCGTCGATGCTCGGTGCCGACCTGGCGGGCGAAGTGAGCACGGACGCGATCTACACGATCGAGCCGGACGGCGAGCACCGGCGCACCGTCGTCGCGGTCGACCTGGGCATCAAGACCAACACCCCGCGCATGTTCGCACAGCGCGGCATGCGGGTGCACGTGGTGTCCTCGACTACGACACTCGACCAGATCCTCGAGTTGAAGCCCGACGGAGTGTTCCTGTCCAACGGCCCCGGCGACCCGGCCACCGCCGACGGCGCGGTCGAGCTGACCCGGGGCGTGCTGGCGAAGGGCCTGCCGCTGTTCGGCATCTGCTTCGGTAACCAGATCCTCGGTCGCGCGCTCGGCCGCGATACCTACAAGATGAAGTTCGGCCACCGCGGTATCAACATCCCGGTGGTCGAGCACGAGACCGGCCGGATCTCGATCACCGCGCAGAACCATGGGTTCGCGCTGGAAGGCGAGCGGGGCGAGCGGTTCGACACCCCCTTCGGCACGGCCGAGGTGAGTCACGTGTGCGCCAACGACGGCACGGTCGAAGGCGTCCGGTTGGTCGACGGCCGCGCCTTCTCCGTGCAGTACCACCCGGAGGCCGCCGCCGGACCCCACGACGCCGCATATCTGTTCGACCGTTTCGCCGGTCTCATGGAAGGAGCCTGA
- a CDS encoding quinone oxidoreductase family protein produces MQAIVMTDIGGPEVLVAREVPAPQAGPDEVVIRAEAIPVLYPETKLRSGDFPLGAPPPLIFGFQAAAVVAEVGRQVDPALIGQRVVVATKGFGAYAEFVAAPADSVVFIPDGLSSVDAAAVLMNGSVAIPLLETATLTGGETVLIQAAATGIGSSLTQLAKEYGAARVVATAGGPEKAAQARNLGADEVIDHNDPTWTMRLRETLGGATVDVVFDAIGGATAAELLDLMTPLRGRMLGYGWLSGAPAQVSASDLIMRGLTFTGCAGPDWLDRVAKAGSAVLARAAAGGLDPLVEAVLPLDQASRAHRLLEDRTPLGKIVLRPAPGVS; encoded by the coding sequence ATGCAGGCAATCGTAATGACGGACATCGGAGGCCCGGAGGTGCTGGTCGCCAGGGAGGTGCCCGCACCACAGGCGGGCCCGGACGAGGTGGTGATCCGTGCCGAGGCGATCCCCGTGCTCTACCCGGAGACCAAATTGCGCTCCGGGGACTTTCCACTGGGCGCGCCGCCACCACTGATCTTCGGTTTTCAGGCGGCAGCCGTCGTCGCCGAGGTCGGCAGGCAGGTCGATCCCGCGCTGATCGGGCAGCGCGTGGTCGTGGCTACCAAGGGTTTCGGCGCCTACGCCGAATTCGTCGCCGCCCCAGCGGATTCGGTGGTGTTCATTCCGGACGGGCTGTCGTCGGTAGACGCGGCGGCCGTACTGATGAACGGATCGGTGGCGATTCCGCTCCTGGAAACCGCCACGCTGACCGGAGGTGAGACCGTCCTCATCCAGGCCGCCGCCACGGGCATCGGTAGCAGCCTGACCCAGCTCGCCAAGGAATACGGCGCGGCCCGCGTCGTCGCGACCGCCGGCGGTCCGGAAAAGGCGGCGCAGGCACGCAATCTGGGCGCCGACGAGGTGATCGACCACAACGACCCGACGTGGACCATGCGGTTGCGCGAAACCCTCGGCGGCGCAACCGTGGACGTGGTCTTCGATGCGATCGGCGGCGCGACCGCCGCCGAACTGCTCGATCTCATGACTCCCCTGCGCGGCCGGATGCTGGGCTATGGCTGGCTGTCCGGCGCACCCGCGCAGGTCTCGGCGAGTGATCTGATCATGCGCGGGCTCACCTTCACCGGCTGCGCCGGACCCGACTGGCTGGACCGGGTTGCCAAGGCGGGCAGCGCCGTTCTGGCCCGCGCCGCCGCGGGCGGGCTGGATCCGCTGGTCGAGGCGGTGCTGCCGCTGGACCAGGCAAGCCGCGCACATCGGCTGCTGGAGGATCGGACGCCGCTGGGCAAGATCGTGTTGCGGCCGGCGCCCGGCGTGTCGTAG
- a CDS encoding alpha-ketoglutarate-dependent dioxygenase AlkB — translation MSTPLQGSLLDGFGETEFGSLRDIRRTALDRGAWVDLLPGWLSGAAALFDRLAESVPWKAERRPMYDRVVDVPRLLKFYEEHEPLPDPALADARTALSEHYRRELGEPFRTAGLCYYRDGRDSVAWHGDTFGRGATHDTMVAIVSIGAPRALLLRPRGGGPSLKYVVGHGDLLIMGGSCQRTWEHAVPKTRKPTGPRISIQFRPRGVR, via the coding sequence ATGTCCACACCGCTGCAGGGGTCGCTGCTCGACGGGTTCGGTGAGACCGAATTCGGCTCGCTGCGCGATATCCGCCGTACCGCGCTCGACCGTGGTGCCTGGGTGGATCTGTTGCCCGGATGGCTGTCCGGCGCGGCCGCGCTGTTCGACCGGCTGGCCGAGTCCGTGCCGTGGAAGGCCGAACGCAGGCCGATGTACGACCGGGTGGTCGACGTGCCCCGGCTGCTGAAGTTCTACGAGGAGCACGAACCCCTGCCGGATCCCGCCCTGGCCGACGCGCGCACCGCCTTGTCCGAGCACTACCGGCGCGAACTCGGCGAGCCGTTCCGCACGGCCGGACTGTGCTACTACCGGGATGGGCGCGACAGCGTCGCCTGGCACGGCGACACCTTCGGCCGCGGCGCGACGCACGACACCATGGTCGCGATCGTGTCGATCGGGGCGCCGAGAGCGCTGCTACTGCGTCCGCGCGGCGGCGGGCCGAGCCTGAAATACGTTGTGGGACATGGCGATCTGCTAATCATGGGCGGCTCCTGCCAGCGCACCTGGGAGCACGCGGTGCCGAAGACGCGCAAACCCACCGGCCCGCGGATCAGCATCCAGTTCCGTCCGCGCGGCGTGCGGTGA